In one Winogradskyella sp. MH6 genomic region, the following are encoded:
- a CDS encoding DUF1428 domain-containing protein: MKNYIDGFVFPIQHIHIAQYQKVAQQVAEIWKEHGALAYQEFVGDDMRLEGTKSFTDVINIKEDEAIVFGWVVFPSKEARDLANQKVPQDPRMAALVEPLINPEKLVFDASRMVYGGFKSLV; encoded by the coding sequence ATGAAAAACTACATCGACGGCTTTGTATTTCCCATACAACACATTCATATAGCCCAATACCAAAAAGTAGCACAGCAAGTCGCAGAAATCTGGAAAGAACACGGAGCCTTAGCCTACCAGGAGTTCGTTGGCGACGATATGCGCCTAGAAGGCACTAAATCCTTTACAGACGTCATCAATATCAAAGAAGACGAAGCTATTGTATTCGGTTGGGTAGTCTTTCCTTCAAAAGAAGCAAGAGATCTGGCAAACCAAAAAGTACCTCAAGACCCCAGAATGGCAGCATTGGTAGAACCTTTAATCAACCCAGAGAAATTAGTTTTCGATGCCAGCAGAATGGTATATGGAGGTTTTAAATCCCTTGTTTAG
- a CDS encoding DUF6090 family protein, producing the protein MIKFFSKIRQDLLSESKTRKYLKYAFGEIILVVIGILIALSINNWNQNRLNKDLETIYCNRLLNDVREEKLTLESIINYSKQVSAHAKKAIAVLENTPNASANPVENIVDLYQASQYADSYSASSTYKELIASGQINLIQNDNLKTALIRYYDIQWAETGTFTFQNKYRENLRGKMPDDIQTEIRSKCGDIYIKSRNSYLLTLPSNCTVNIDSKIAESVVEELRKDESLKKDLRYLIGNEAGKLNDLSAVKLQLDNLEILLEKIIDQ; encoded by the coding sequence ATGATAAAATTCTTTAGTAAAATCAGACAAGACTTACTCTCGGAAAGCAAAACCCGAAAATATTTAAAATACGCTTTTGGAGAAATAATTTTAGTAGTAATAGGAATTTTAATCGCATTAAGCATAAACAATTGGAATCAAAACCGCCTTAATAAGGATTTAGAAACCATTTACTGCAATCGGCTTTTAAATGACGTCAGAGAAGAAAAGCTAACTCTCGAATCCATTATCAATTATAGCAAACAAGTTAGTGCACATGCAAAAAAAGCTATAGCAGTTTTAGAAAATACCCCAAATGCTAGTGCCAACCCAGTAGAAAACATCGTAGACTTATATCAGGCCAGTCAATATGCAGACTCGTATTCTGCATCATCAACTTACAAGGAGTTAATTGCTTCTGGTCAAATTAATCTCATTCAAAATGACAATTTAAAAACAGCTTTAATTAGATATTATGATATCCAATGGGCCGAAACAGGCACCTTCACATTTCAAAACAAGTATAGAGAGAATCTAAGAGGCAAAATGCCAGACGACATACAAACGGAAATAAGATCAAAATGTGGTGATATATATATAAAATCTAGAAATAGTTACTTACTAACCTTGCCTAGTAATTGCACTGTTAATATTGACTCTAAAATAGCTGAGTCTGTCGTAGAAGAGCTACGTAAAGACGAGAGCCTAAAAAAAGATCTACGTTATCTTATAGGTAATGAGGCTGGTAAATTAAATGATTTGTCCGCCGTAAAATTGCAACTAGATAACCTCGAAATTCTATTAGAAAAGATAATTGATCAATAA
- a CDS encoding CPBP family intramembrane glutamic endopeptidase has protein sequence MYTMIGVIVVFAISWLLLWLIEREHITVLGILPNGKRLKAFFVGMVIMAVFCLINLLGQAYFKEFNYVRNVDYGFKESLNGIWWTFKAAFFEELIFRGALLYLLIKRLGINWACIISAIAFGIYHWFSYQMFGRGLVPMAYVFILTGASGWMFAYAFAKTKSILVPLGLHFGWIVISIVVLSAGPLGDSLYVADGKGVDLSGWEQLLFFLLQALIVPGVITWYIYKNYKRREV, from the coding sequence ATGTATACTATGATAGGTGTTATTGTTGTTTTTGCTATCTCGTGGTTGCTTCTTTGGCTTATTGAAAGGGAGCATATAACTGTTTTGGGTATACTACCTAACGGCAAACGCCTAAAAGCGTTTTTTGTTGGCATGGTTATAATGGCTGTGTTTTGCTTAATTAATTTACTAGGACAGGCTTATTTTAAGGAATTTAACTACGTACGAAATGTAGACTACGGCTTTAAGGAAAGCCTCAATGGTATCTGGTGGACTTTTAAGGCTGCTTTTTTTGAAGAACTTATTTTTAGAGGTGCATTACTCTATCTACTCATTAAACGTTTAGGTATTAACTGGGCTTGTATTATTAGTGCTATTGCTTTTGGGATTTACCATTGGTTTAGTTACCAAATGTTTGGACGTGGTCTTGTACCTATGGCATACGTATTTATATTGACTGGTGCTTCTGGATGGATGTTTGCTTATGCCTTTGCAAAAACCAAGTCTATATTAGTGCCTTTAGGGTTGCATTTTGGATGGATTGTGATTAGCATTGTTGTTCTTTCTGCTGGTCCTTTAGGAGATTCATTATATGTTGCAGATGGTAAAGGTGTTGATTTGAGTGGCTGGGAACAGTTATTGTTTTTTCTGTTGCAGGCTTTAATAGTTCCTGGAGTTATTACATGGTATATCTATAAGAATTATAAGAGAAGAGAGGTTTGA
- a CDS encoding DUF1801 domain-containing protein — MNKLNVEVSKFLDGLNHPLRDEIENLRHIITNATNGLTENIKWNGPNYCYNDNDRITMKIQPPKQIQLIFHRGAKKQEQPEDRIIQSKSKLLLWKENDRAIITFKNRFEIEKAKADLSSIVNEWILRAK, encoded by the coding sequence ATGAATAAATTAAATGTGGAAGTTTCTAAATTTCTTGACGGATTAAATCATCCATTGCGAGATGAAATAGAGAATTTGCGTCATATTATAACAAATGCCACAAATGGCTTAACAGAAAATATAAAGTGGAATGGACCAAATTATTGTTACAATGATAATGACCGAATAACAATGAAAATTCAGCCACCAAAGCAAATACAATTGATTTTTCACAGAGGGGCAAAAAAACAAGAACAGCCAGAAGACAGAATTATTCAATCAAAGTCAAAACTCTTACTATGGAAAGAGAATGACAGAGCAATTATAACCTTCAAAAACAGATTCGAAATTGAGAAGGCAAAAGCAGACTTATCATCAATTGTAAACGAGTGGATTTTAAGAGCAAAATAA
- the rsgA gene encoding ribosome small subunit-dependent GTPase A, with the protein MKLEHFGYNDNIEILRIQHNLLNFEIGRVISEHKERYIVKTEKGEFDAEITGNLRYTANTREDFPAIGDWVAISEYGDDKVLIHSILPRKTIIKRQAVGKHGEKQIIATNIDFAFIVQAIDRDFNINRVERYLTICNASHVKTIIILNKIDLINDEALTNLISQVQERVKQVPIIAISNKSKKGIEKLKEHIVKGKTYCLLGSSGVGKSSLLNNLLGRQLMKTNTISTSTNKGRHITSHRELIVLEDGGIIIDNPGIREVGIADAVGGLEKTFDKIVELSKNCKFKDCTHTIETGCAVVAAVESKKIDKLFYENYLKMKREQEHFESTVAEKRQKDKNFGKMVKQFKNIKKSNRY; encoded by the coding sequence ATGAAACTAGAACATTTCGGATATAACGACAACATAGAAATACTAAGAATTCAACATAATTTATTAAACTTTGAAATCGGAAGAGTTATTTCAGAGCATAAGGAACGATATATAGTTAAAACTGAAAAAGGGGAATTTGATGCAGAAATCACAGGAAACTTAAGATATACTGCAAATACTCGCGAAGATTTTCCTGCCATAGGAGATTGGGTTGCCATTTCTGAATATGGAGATGATAAAGTTCTCATACACTCTATTTTACCCAGAAAAACCATCATTAAAAGACAAGCGGTGGGAAAACACGGAGAAAAACAAATCATAGCAACCAATATAGACTTTGCGTTTATAGTACAAGCAATCGACAGAGATTTTAATATCAATCGTGTAGAACGGTATCTAACAATTTGCAATGCATCTCATGTAAAAACGATAATCATCCTAAATAAAATTGACTTAATAAATGATGAAGCTTTAACCAATTTAATATCACAAGTTCAAGAAAGAGTAAAGCAAGTACCAATAATTGCTATAAGCAATAAGTCCAAAAAAGGGATTGAAAAACTAAAAGAGCATATCGTAAAGGGCAAAACTTACTGTTTGTTGGGCTCGTCTGGAGTAGGAAAATCAAGCCTTCTAAACAATCTTTTAGGAAGGCAACTAATGAAAACAAATACCATTAGCACAAGTACCAATAAAGGACGGCACATTACAAGCCACCGAGAATTAATAGTTCTTGAAGATGGTGGAATTATAATAGACAACCCAGGAATAAGAGAAGTGGGTATTGCAGATGCCGTTGGAGGTTTGGAAAAAACATTCGATAAAATAGTTGAGCTATCTAAAAACTGCAAATTCAAGGATTGCACCCATACCATAGAAACGGGTTGTGCTGTTGTAGCTGCCGTAGAAAGCAAGAAAATAGATAAATTGTTCTATGAAAATTATCTAAAAATGAAACGAGAACAAGAACATTTTGAATCTACTGTTGCAGAAAAACGCCAAAAGGACAAGAACTTTGGAAAGATGGTTAAGCAATTTAAAAATATAAAAAAGTCAAATAGGTACTAA
- the recQ gene encoding DNA helicase RecQ has translation MSIAEIDLHSSLKKYFGFSGFKGLQEEVIKNVVKGNNTFVIMPTGGGKSLCYQLPALIKDGTAIVVSPLIALMKNQVDAIRAVSDNEGVAHVLNSSLNKTEVKRVKDDIINGITKLLYVAPESLTKEEYVDFLKTQKISFMAVDEAHCISEWGHDFRPEYRNLRQIIKRIGNDIPIIGLTATATPKVQEDILKSLGMTDAVTFKASFNRPNLFYEVRPKTKNVDADIIRFIKQNEGKSGIVYCLSRKRVEELAQVLQVNGIKAVPYHAGLDAKTRVKHQDMFLMEDTDVVVATIAFGMGIDKPDVRFVIHHDIPKSIESYYQETGRAGRDGGEGHCLAYYAYKDIEKLEKFMSGKPVAEQEIGHALLQEVVAFAETSMSRRKFILHYFGEEFDNETGEGGDMDDNVRNPKKQVEAQDEVKILLDTVDKTNEKYKAKDLVQVIIGKSNALISSHKTDSQPFFGIGKGKEDRFWMALIRQVIVAGLLKKDIETYGVLRLSKTGKDFLKNPQSFMMAEDHVYDDESSDNIVTNAKGGGAVADEQLMTMLKDLRKRNAKKLGVPPFVIFQDPSLEDMALKYPINIEELSNVHGVGESKAKKYGKDFVNLIADYVEENDITRPDDMVVKSTGSNSALKLYIIQNVDRKLPLDDIASAKGMEMPEFIGEMESIVYSGTKLNIDYWIDEILDEDQQEEIHDYFMDSQSDKISDAIEEFDGDYDDEELRLYRIKFISEVAN, from the coding sequence ATGAGTATTGCAGAAATTGACTTACACTCCTCACTAAAAAAATACTTTGGTTTTTCTGGGTTTAAGGGTCTACAAGAAGAAGTTATTAAAAATGTAGTAAAAGGTAATAACACCTTTGTTATTATGCCAACAGGTGGCGGAAAATCGCTCTGTTATCAACTACCAGCTTTAATAAAAGACGGAACAGCAATTGTGGTCTCTCCACTTATTGCATTAATGAAAAACCAGGTGGATGCTATACGCGCAGTATCCGATAATGAAGGAGTCGCACACGTTTTAAATTCGTCGTTAAACAAAACCGAAGTAAAGCGTGTAAAGGATGATATCATTAATGGCATTACAAAGCTATTATACGTAGCACCAGAATCGTTAACTAAGGAAGAATACGTAGATTTTTTGAAGACTCAGAAAATCTCATTCATGGCAGTAGACGAAGCGCATTGTATTAGTGAATGGGGACACGATTTTAGACCAGAATACCGAAACTTAAGACAAATTATAAAGCGCATAGGAAACGATATTCCTATCATTGGGCTTACAGCAACAGCAACTCCAAAGGTGCAAGAGGATATTCTTAAAAGTTTGGGTATGACAGATGCTGTAACCTTTAAAGCATCGTTTAACAGACCAAACTTATTTTACGAAGTACGCCCAAAAACAAAGAATGTAGATGCAGATATCATTCGTTTCATTAAGCAAAACGAAGGTAAATCTGGTATTGTTTATTGTTTAAGTAGAAAGCGTGTAGAAGAGTTAGCACAGGTGCTTCAGGTTAACGGCATTAAAGCTGTGCCATACCATGCAGGATTAGATGCTAAAACCAGAGTAAAACACCAGGATATGTTCTTAATGGAAGATACCGATGTGGTTGTAGCAACCATTGCCTTTGGTATGGGTATAGACAAACCAGATGTGCGTTTTGTAATTCATCACGATATTCCAAAGAGCATAGAAAGCTACTATCAAGAAACAGGTAGAGCAGGTCGAGATGGTGGTGAAGGCCATTGTTTAGCTTACTATGCCTACAAGGACATAGAAAAACTAGAGAAGTTTATGTCTGGCAAACCTGTGGCAGAACAAGAAATTGGCCATGCCTTGTTACAAGAAGTTGTAGCCTTTGCAGAAACATCCATGTCTAGACGAAAGTTCATCCTTCATTATTTTGGTGAAGAGTTTGACAATGAAACTGGCGAAGGTGGAGATATGGACGACAACGTTCGTAATCCTAAAAAACAGGTAGAAGCTCAAGACGAAGTAAAGATACTTTTAGATACCGTAGATAAAACCAACGAAAAGTACAAAGCAAAAGACCTTGTACAGGTTATTATAGGAAAATCTAATGCCTTAATCTCATCTCACAAAACAGATAGCCAACCATTTTTTGGTATAGGTAAAGGCAAGGAAGACCGTTTTTGGATGGCACTAATACGTCAGGTAATTGTAGCAGGACTTTTAAAGAAAGATATTGAGACCTATGGTGTGCTGCGATTAAGCAAAACAGGTAAGGACTTCTTAAAGAATCCGCAATCGTTTATGATGGCAGAAGACCATGTGTACGACGACGAGTCTAGCGACAACATTGTTACAAACGCTAAAGGTGGTGGAGCAGTAGCAGACGAGCAACTAATGACCATGCTCAAGGATTTGCGCAAGCGCAATGCCAAAAAGTTAGGAGTACCACCATTTGTTATTTTCCAAGACCCTTCTTTAGAGGATATGGCATTAAAATATCCAATAAATATAGAAGAGTTGTCTAATGTGCATGGAGTAGGAGAAAGCAAAGCCAAAAAGTACGGTAAAGATTTTGTAAACCTTATAGCAGACTATGTAGAAGAAAACGATATTACCAGACCAGACGATATGGTCGTAAAATCTACAGGCTCTAACTCTGCGCTCAAACTCTACATTATACAAAATGTAGATAGAAAACTGCCATTAGATGATATCGCTTCTGCAAAAGGTATGGAAATGCCAGAGTTTATAGGCGAAATGGAATCTATAGTCTACTCTGGTACCAAGCTGAATATAGATTATTGGATCGATGAAATCTTAGATGAAGACCAGCAAGAAGAAATCCACGACTACTTTATGGACTCTCAAAGCGATAAAATCTCTGATGCTATAGAAGAATTTGATGGCGACTATGACGATGAAGAGTTACGTCTCTACCGCATTAAGTTTATTAGCGAAGTAGCGAATTAA
- a CDS encoding KpsF/GutQ family sugar-phosphate isomerase: MNTVSSILNTAKSTIALESKAIGNLSELLTDDFANAVELIYNSKGRVIITGIGKSAIIANKIVATLNSTGTPAVFMHAADAIHGDLGLILKDDVVICISKSGNTPEIKVLVPLIKNAKNKMIAITGNADSFLGQQSDYVLNAYVEQEACPNNLAPTTSTTAQLVLGDALAVCLLELRGFSSKDFAKYHPGGALGKRLYLRVNDLSSQNQKPEVRLDASLKEVIVEITEKMLGVTAVIEDGKIVGIITDGDLRRMLSKSDDITCLTAKDIMSTNPRRINEDAMAVDAKELMEEFGISQLLVEHDGKYAGVVHLHDLIKEGII, encoded by the coding sequence TTGAACACTGTGTCGTCCATTTTAAATACTGCTAAAAGCACCATAGCGTTAGAAAGTAAAGCTATTGGAAATTTGTCGGAATTACTTACAGATGATTTCGCTAATGCTGTAGAGCTGATTTATAATTCTAAAGGAAGAGTTATTATTACAGGCATTGGCAAAAGTGCCATTATTGCCAACAAGATTGTTGCTACTTTAAATTCTACAGGTACTCCTGCGGTTTTTATGCATGCTGCAGATGCCATACATGGTGATTTAGGGCTAATTCTAAAAGACGATGTGGTGATTTGTATTTCTAAGAGTGGTAATACTCCAGAAATTAAAGTGTTGGTACCTCTTATAAAAAATGCAAAAAATAAAATGATTGCTATAACTGGCAATGCCGATTCGTTTTTAGGACAACAATCTGATTATGTTTTGAACGCTTACGTTGAGCAAGAAGCTTGCCCTAATAACTTAGCGCCAACAACAAGTACTACAGCTCAGCTTGTATTGGGAGACGCTCTAGCCGTTTGTTTATTGGAATTGCGAGGCTTTTCTAGCAAGGATTTTGCAAAATATCATCCTGGTGGAGCATTAGGTAAACGTCTATATTTAAGAGTGAATGATTTATCATCTCAAAACCAAAAACCAGAAGTACGTTTAGATGCCAGCTTAAAAGAGGTCATTGTTGAAATTACTGAAAAGATGCTTGGAGTAACTGCGGTTATTGAAGATGGTAAAATTGTTGGTATCATCACAGATGGAGATTTGCGTCGTATGCTTAGTAAAAGTGATGATATTACTTGTCTTACCGCTAAAGATATTATGAGTACCAACCCAAGACGCATTAATGAGGATGCCATGGCTGTAGATGCTAAGGAACTTATGGAAGAATTTGGTATTTCTCAATTATTGGTTGAGCATGATGGTAAGTATGCTGGTGTTGTTCACTTACACGATTTAATAAAAGAAGGCATTATATAA
- the tatC gene encoding twin-arginine translocase subunit TatC, whose amino-acid sequence MAKKSVDEMSFLDHLEDLRWHLIRATLGIVIAATLAFIFKKFIFDVIIFGPTHMSFPTYEGLCKMSQFLGIEDTTFCADKFPFIIQNRTVAGQFSAHIWTSIYAGFIVAFPYVLYQLWSFISPGLKSNERKNSRGFIIIASFLFFLGVLFGYYIITPLSINFLANYQISEQISNEFDISSVIAIVRSSSLASGFVFELPIIIYFLTKVGLVTPQFLRTYRKYALVLVLILSAIITPPDIASQVIVAIPILLLYQASIYISAIVVRNQKRKRKHV is encoded by the coding sequence ATGGCGAAGAAGAGTGTAGACGAGATGTCTTTTCTAGACCATCTTGAAGATTTAAGATGGCACTTAATAAGAGCAACTTTAGGAATTGTTATTGCCGCAACGCTTGCTTTTATCTTTAAAAAATTCATTTTTGATGTTATCATCTTTGGGCCAACACATATGAGTTTCCCAACATATGAAGGTTTATGCAAGATGTCTCAATTTTTAGGTATAGAAGACACGACGTTTTGTGCTGATAAATTTCCGTTTATTATTCAAAACAGAACTGTTGCTGGACAGTTTTCAGCACATATCTGGACATCGATTTATGCTGGTTTTATAGTTGCCTTTCCTTATGTTTTATACCAATTGTGGAGCTTTATTAGTCCTGGTTTAAAATCTAACGAACGTAAAAACTCTAGAGGGTTTATTATTATTGCTTCATTTTTATTTTTCCTTGGTGTACTGTTCGGTTATTATATTATAACACCATTATCTATCAACTTTTTAGCAAACTATCAGATTAGTGAGCAGATTTCTAATGAGTTTGATATTAGCTCAGTGATTGCTATTGTTAGGTCCTCTTCACTAGCATCTGGCTTTGTGTTTGAGTTGCCAATCATCATTTACTTTTTAACTAAAGTAGGTTTGGTAACACCTCAATTTTTAAGAACATACAGAAAGTATGCTTTAGTACTTGTATTGATATTATCTGCCATAATTACACCACCAGATATTGCAAGTCAGGTTATTGTGGCAATTCCTATTTTACTGTTATATCAAGCAAGTATTTATATTTCTGCTATTGTAGTTAGAAACCAAAAAAGAAAAAGAAAACATGTCTGA
- a CDS encoding carboxymuconolactone decarboxylase family protein: MSDIVKEFNDYRSKMNDKILSDNNKIVKRIFNLDTNAFAEGVLDKKTKELLGLVASTVLRCDDCVKYHLESSYNEGLTKAEVSEALGIATLIGGTIVIPHLRRAHEYWEALENQG, encoded by the coding sequence ATGTCTGATATTGTAAAAGAATTTAATGATTATCGTTCTAAGATGAACGATAAAATCCTTTCGGATAACAATAAAATCGTAAAGCGTATTTTTAATTTAGATACTAATGCTTTTGCTGAAGGTGTGCTGGATAAAAAAACAAAAGAATTGCTTGGGCTTGTAGCTTCTACAGTATTGCGTTGTGATGATTGTGTGAAGTATCATTTAGAATCTTCTTATAATGAAGGCTTAACAAAAGCCGAAGTTAGCGAAGCCCTTGGTATTGCTACTCTAATTGGTGGTACTATTGTAATTCCGCATTTAAGAAGAGCCCATGAGTATTGGGAAGCTCTAGAAAACCAAGGTTAA
- the lptB gene encoding LPS export ABC transporter ATP-binding protein: protein MKLRAENLMKSYSGRKVVKDVSLEVNQGEIVGLLGPNGAGKTTSFYMIVGIIKPNGGNIYLDNTNITKYPMYKRAQNGIGYLAQEASVFRKLSIEDNILSVLQLTKLSKKEQHDKMESLIEEFGLGHIRTNRGDLLSGGERRRTEIARALATDPNFILLDEPFAGVDPVAVEDIQRIVAKLTKKNIGILITDHNVQETLAITDRTYLMFEGGILKAGKPEELASDEMVRKVYLGQNFELRKKKLEF from the coding sequence ATGAAACTACGTGCAGAAAATTTAATGAAGTCCTACAGCGGACGAAAAGTTGTAAAAGACGTTTCTCTTGAAGTCAACCAAGGTGAGATTGTAGGTTTACTTGGGCCTAATGGTGCTGGTAAAACGACTTCATTTTATATGATTGTTGGCATTATTAAGCCCAATGGAGGAAATATCTACCTAGACAATACCAACATTACTAAATACCCAATGTACAAGCGTGCACAAAATGGTATTGGTTACCTTGCACAAGAAGCTTCAGTGTTTAGAAAGTTGAGTATTGAAGACAATATTTTGAGCGTGTTACAACTTACCAAATTGAGTAAAAAGGAACAGCACGATAAAATGGAATCTTTGATAGAAGAGTTTGGTCTTGGCCATATTAGAACCAACCGTGGTGATTTACTTTCGGGTGGAGAGCGTCGTAGAACTGAAATTGCACGCGCCCTAGCAACTGACCCAAACTTTATATTGTTAGATGAACCCTTTGCTGGTGTAGATCCTGTTGCTGTAGAAGATATTCAACGTATTGTTGCTAAACTTACCAAAAAGAATATTGGTATCCTTATTACAGACCATAACGTACAAGAAACACTCGCTATTACAGATAGAACGTACTTAATGTTTGAAGGAGGCATTCTTAAAGCAGGTAAACCCGAAGAACTTGCTAGTGACGAAATGGTACGCAAAGTTTATCTCGGACAAAACTTTGAGCTACGTAAAAAGAAGTTAGAATTTTAA
- a CDS encoding TerC family protein, whose translation MAEVIFTLLMLVMLQAVLGFDNLLYISLESKKAPVSEQKRVRKVGILIAIVLRIVLLFVLISVIEYFQEPFSFLTGSVKDVIDFAFNGHSLIVLAGGGFIIYTAIKEIWHMISTQDLTVDQMAVDKGTKSANAVVVSIVIMNLVFSFDSILAAIGLTSDIENSTTAFIVMAVAIVISGLLMLLLADKISTFLSKNRMYEVLGLFILFIVGIMLVTEGGHLAHLKIFGNEIVPMSKTTFYFVIAVLVIVDVVQGRYQKKLVKQEITKK comes from the coding sequence ATGGCAGAAGTTATTTTTACCCTTTTAATGCTAGTAATGCTTCAGGCGGTACTAGGATTCGATAACCTATTGTATATCTCTTTAGAATCAAAAAAAGCACCTGTTAGCGAACAAAAACGAGTGCGAAAGGTTGGTATATTAATAGCCATTGTATTGAGAATTGTTTTGCTCTTTGTTTTGATTTCGGTTATAGAGTATTTTCAAGAACCGTTTTCATTTTTAACAGGGAGTGTTAAAGATGTTATAGATTTTGCCTTTAATGGTCATAGCTTAATAGTATTAGCAGGAGGTGGTTTTATCATATACACAGCCATTAAAGAGATTTGGCACATGATTTCCACTCAAGACCTTACTGTAGACCAAATGGCAGTAGATAAGGGTACTAAATCGGCTAATGCTGTTGTGGTGAGTATTGTAATAATGAATTTAGTGTTTTCTTTCGATTCTATATTGGCAGCTATTGGTTTAACCAGTGATATAGAAAACTCAACAACAGCTTTTATAGTAATGGCTGTAGCTATTGTAATAAGTGGACTTTTGATGTTGTTGCTTGCTGATAAGATCTCTACATTTTTATCAAAGAATAGGATGTATGAGGTATTGGGATTATTTATTTTATTTATTGTTGGTATCATGCTGGTTACCGAAGGTGGTCATTTAGCACATCTTAAAATTTTTGGAAACGAGATTGTACCAATGAGTAAAACAACATTCTATTTTGTAATTGCTGTACTGGTAATAGTAGATGTTGTACAAGGACGCTATCAGAAAAAATTAGTAAAACAAGAAATCACAAAAAAATGA
- a CDS encoding CDP-alcohol phosphatidyltransferase family protein — MSFKRHIPNIVTLLNLFSGCIALIFAVHGNFIVAAFFVFLGIFFDFFDGLLARKLNVQSPLGIQLDSLADLVTSGVVPGVIMFKLISLTINSPDYASYSDSWNSVFHWQGFKMSVLPLIGLFIPLASAYRLAKFNLDGDQQTYFKGLPVPANTLLILSLPLILEYQNNDIMNTIIINKWFLIVLTLASCYLLNSKIKLFALKFKDWSFKNNAVRYIFLIISLVMLVVLHFAAIPMIIILYIILSLIDRKNIN; from the coding sequence ATGAGTTTTAAGCGACACATTCCTAATATAGTTACACTACTCAATTTGTTTTCTGGTTGTATCGCTCTAATATTTGCAGTACACGGTAATTTTATTGTTGCTGCTTTTTTTGTGTTTTTAGGCATCTTTTTCGACTTTTTTGATGGGCTTTTAGCAAGAAAACTTAATGTGCAAAGCCCTTTAGGAATTCAGTTAGATTCTTTAGCCGATTTGGTAACGAGTGGTGTAGTGCCTGGTGTTATAATGTTTAAGCTAATATCTCTAACTATCAATAGTCCAGATTATGCTTCATATTCTGATAGTTGGAATTCTGTGTTTCATTGGCAAGGTTTTAAAATGTCTGTATTGCCTTTAATTGGTTTGTTTATCCCTTTGGCTTCAGCATACAGATTAGCCAAGTTTAATTTAGATGGAGACCAACAAACCTATTTTAAAGGCTTACCTGTACCTGCAAACACCTTACTTATTTTATCATTACCACTCATTTTAGAATATCAGAATAATGATATAATGAATACCATCATTATCAATAAATGGTTTTTAATTGTACTGACACTCGCAAGTTGCTATCTCCTAAATTCCAAAATAAAATTGTTTGCGTTAAAGTTTAAAGATTGGAGTTTTAAGAATAACGCAGTTCGATATATCTTTTTAATTATAAGTTTGGTGATGTTGGTAGTATTACACTTTGCCGCAATACCAATGATCATCATTCTCTATATTATTTTATCTTTAATCGATAGAAAGAATATAAACTAA